In the genome of Terribacillus sp. FSL K6-0262, one region contains:
- a CDS encoding dihydroorotate dehydrogenase electron transfer subunit: MINEQLQIISKKTIAKDTVEMTFHGKMAQEDILPGQFLHLLVGDGNNHMLRRPISIAGVNKQDSTITIIFKLLGTGTNTLAKAEPGEYLDALGPCGQGYPIDGLQLEKALLVGGGIGVPPLYYLAQCLKEKGVEVTMVAGFQNKEQVFYEEAFRNLGSYHLATDDGSAGEKGFVTDILARGSIGFDQYFTCGPTGMLKAVSTQLQEREGFISIEQRMGCGIGACFACVVPAPDSPSGYKKICKDGPVFRAKEVVLS; this comes from the coding sequence TTGATCAACGAACAGCTCCAGATTATCAGCAAAAAAACGATTGCGAAGGATACTGTGGAAATGACCTTCCATGGGAAGATGGCGCAGGAGGATATCCTGCCCGGTCAATTCCTTCATTTGCTTGTCGGAGATGGGAACAATCATATGCTTCGGCGTCCGATCAGTATTGCGGGTGTGAACAAGCAGGACTCCACGATCACGATCATTTTCAAGCTGCTCGGTACTGGAACCAATACACTTGCCAAAGCAGAGCCCGGCGAATATCTTGATGCGCTGGGTCCTTGCGGGCAAGGCTATCCGATCGATGGCCTGCAGCTGGAAAAGGCACTCTTGGTAGGAGGCGGTATCGGTGTCCCTCCGCTGTACTACCTGGCGCAATGCCTGAAGGAAAAAGGTGTGGAGGTCACGATGGTGGCAGGGTTCCAAAATAAAGAGCAAGTATTCTATGAAGAAGCTTTCCGGAATCTCGGAAGCTACCATCTGGCGACAGACGATGGCAGTGCGGGAGAGAAAGGCTTTGTCACGGATATCCTGGCAAGGGGGTCCATCGGTTTCGATCAGTACTTTACTTGCGGCCCCACCGGCATGCTGAAAGCTGTTTCGACGCAACTTCAGGAACGGGAAGGATTCATTTCCATCGAACAGCGGATGGGCTGCGGCATCGGCGCCTGCTTTGCATGTGTCGTCCCGGCACCGGATAGTCCGAGCGGCTATAAAAAGATATGCAAAGACGGACCTGTCTTTCGGGCCAAGGAGGTTGTGCTCTCATGA